GACGGCTATTGGAAGGGCCCGTGCGGCAGCAGGGCGGATGGCGCGAGGCCAGGGGTGGTAGAATCCTCGGAACGAGGAACCAAAAACCCAAAAAGCGAAGTAGAACGGTAGCACAACTTCCCAGCCGCAGTATCGGGCGAGAACAATCCATGGGATGGGGGTGAGAATGGGGCCTAGGCTAAATGCTGAGCGATAGGATTCGATGGTCCAGAACGCGGGGATAGCGAAGTAGGTTTCTTCTATGTAGCGGTTCCAGGTATGCAGGAAAGGAGGGCTGGCTGGACCCTCTGGAGTAAGTGATGTTACCTCATTTGGAAGGATAGCGGGAAGCATAAATCGCAGAGACCCTGTGAATATGAACAGGCAAATCCAAGCATACGATGCTGCGGTGGAGCGATATCTGGGCGTGGCCTGAACCTCCTCGTCGTATGGAAGCAGCCGCTTAGACCTGGCGGGAAGCGGGAGATACTTCAACGGTTCACCCTGTGTCATGGATTCTCCAATAGACGCTAGTATATTCTCGCCAGGTACTCTGGGAAACAGATACAGCATAATGAGCTTTAGTAGCGGGGTTCCGAACGATTCCATGTGCGCTAGCCCGCGAGCCCCGTCGGTCAGAATCTGAGTCCGAGGGCGTCGCTCCTCTTGTAAGTGGCGGAATATGGACTCAATCTCAGACTCTGTCGGCTTCTGTGTCGTTTGGAGGAGGTCCTTTAGCCGGTTCGCCAAAAATGCCGAGTCCTCGATGGCGGAATTTTCTCCTTGTCCGGTGACAGGGTGCATCTAGGTAACTAGTTAGACTAGACGCGAAGGGAGATGAGGAATGCCTACCTTGTGAGCCGAGTCCCCTAGCAATACAATGCGCTTATAGTAGTAGCGTCTCAGAACGAACTCCTCCACCGGTACTAGGACCGTGGACTTCGAAGCTCTATACATCTCCCCGAAGGTCAAGTCCGATCGAACCTGATCGCTGGCGAATTCCGCTGCAtagtctttcttttcttgctcGGTGTAGCGAAGATGCTCCCACGACTCTGCATTTTTCCGCGTCTTGAAGAACAGAAACCAGAACGCGAGACCATTGGGGGCGCCAGTGCACAAGTAGTGGCGGTCCTTGCGAACGTGCTTCCACGTCTGAGTTGCTTTAACCTGCGACAGACCGTATGAGATGCCGAATATGCAACTACAATTGTTACGAATAGCTATATTTTGTTAGTTTGCCCGTGCATGGGACTAACGATACGCACGCACGCACCCTTTCGGTCAGCGACGGTGCTGTGGTTATCAGCCTCTGTCAAGCGCCACATCTCGTGGCGAGTCCTGCTCTTGATTCCATCGCCCCCAACAAGGATGTCGCCGGTAAATACGCGACCGTCTTGCGTCTCAACGTGGGCGCCTCCTGCAACAAGCTCGATCTTGGCGACCTTGGTTGACAGATGGATTTTGGATTTGTCCTTGATGGCGCCCCATAAAGATTGCAGGACGCGTCGCCGTTCAACAAAGAATATTGGATAGCCAAGCCTGCGTAGTCAGAATGCCAGTGTTCAACTATTTATTGGATCGCATACATGGCCTCTAAATTTGCACCCAGTCTCTCGTGGGTTCCCAGGTGCTTCCCATCTGGGTCGTACATGGTGAATTCCTCGACCGCAGCGCCAAACGGGAGCAATTCGTCAAAGCAGCCAAGCTGATCGAGAACGCGCGACCCATGCGCAAGCAGAGCGATGCTCGCGCCCATTTCCGGAGCGGCATCGGCGTGCTTTTCGATGAGGGTGTAGTCGATCCCGTAGCGTTCGAGAATGGCGGCCAGAGTCAATCCGGTGACACTACCGCCGACGATCAACACCTTGAAGGCCATTTTGTCGTTACAGCAGGCGATGTTGAAGACGAGAGTTGTCATCAGGTAGCGCAAATGCGCCTGCGACTTTATGGCCGGGATTAAATGTTGGGCTGATGTTGGGGGCGTTTCATTGGCGCGCAATATGGGTCTCTTTCAGGCAGGATCACCGCCACCGCAACAACACTTTAACCTCAGTCAGTATGAAGTATAAGGAAATTGACGCCGGATAAGCATGGCTCACTTATACGAGATCCCAAGGGGTGAGCCATTGAACCATCTGGGTGGGCGGGGACCCACGCTCTAGCGCAAGGCTTTGGTGTCGGCACTCTTTGTTCCATGGAGCCAGGGATCTGCAAACAAAGAACAGCATCTGTTGAGAGatgcaaagaaaaagagagagagagagagagagagagcggaTGCTGCGGCAACTGCGGAGTTGCACCCGCTTGTCCCGATCGGgaattcctcttctccaacatTTACACATTTCCTCActtccaacctccaacatccttctcgtccaAAATGTCGAAACTCAAGGTCGCCGTCTCGCAGTCCCACACCCAGCAGTCTCTGCAGGAGACAGTCGATGCCCTGGAACGCACTGCCCGCACTGCAGCCTCCCGCGGAGTGCACATCCTGCTTTTCCCTGAGGGCTATCTTGGCGGATATCCCCGCACCGCCACCTTCGGCACCCGCTTTGGCTTTCGCGAAGCCCACGGCCGCGACCAGTATTTGCAGTATTTCAATGGCGCAGTCGATCTAGGGGATACCCCGACGGGCGCGGGCGACGACTGGGTCGAAAAGAAACTTCCCGTCGCGAAAGGGAAGGCGTACCGTGGCGACGGGACAAGGGAGAAACTCGAGAAGCTCGCGAACGAAACCGGCATTCTGATTGTTGTCGGAGTCATTGAGCGTGCGGGGGGCAGTTTGTATTGTTCTGCACTATATGTCGATCCCCAGCGGGGAATCCTGGGCAAAAGGAGGAAGGTGATGCCGGTCAGTGGCGTAATCATCCATTTTCTTTGTCCACGCCTGGTAGGCTAACGACGAATAGACCGGCTCGGAACGCCTTGTTTGGGCTCAGGGGTCTCCCTCGACGCTCAAGGCTGTTACGACCGAAATCAATGGCATCCAATTGACTCTCGCGGCGGCCATCTGCTGGGAGAACTACATGCCCATGCTCCGTCAAAGCCTGTACTCGCAGAACGTCAATCTCTACCTCGCGCCGACTGTCGACTGTCGCGAGACCTGGCTTCCACTTATGCGCACGGTTGCTGCGGAGGGAAGAGCTGTGGTTCTTTCTGCTTGCCAGAGCGGCCGGTATAAAGAACTGCCCGGCTGGGTTACACAGGTCCCAGAGGGTGAGAAAATAGACTCAGGTACGTCCGCCACTTTTAGTCATGGACATTCCATTAATATGCCATAGATCCGGAAGCTTGGGCTAGCGGCGGTGGCTCGTGTATTATTGGGCCGCTGGGCGACGTTCTTGCTGGACCTATTTGGAATGTGAACGATAACAGTGACCCGGACAGCAGTCTGCAAatcgtcgaggtcgacttTGAGGACTGCCTTCGCGGCCGATTGGATCTTGATCTGGCAGGGAGTTACTCGCGCAACGATTCATTTGAACTAAAGGTCAAAGGGTTGGACctcaaccctcctcctcagtagCATATCAATATAATTATGCAATCGGCCCATTGAACACTGTCGTCGCCTGTGCTGTAGCCAACACCACCCTTACAATATAGACCCCGAATAATTAACCATCATAATAACGTCGAAAACCTGCCAGGTGAATAACAGCCTTGATCCGCGCAGGCTGGGCTTACCTAATTCATTGTATGTTGTCACTCATCCACAGTAACACTTTGCACACACTGCGTTGTTAACGCGGCATCATGTCTTCTGCTGAAAATGGCTCTTGAATAAAGTTTGAATCACTAATGAGCACCCTCGTGGATCCTCAGATGGACAAGCGCCTTCTAAATGATAATTTAATGCCCCCCAAGTTCCTCGCTGACCGCGATATGATCCTAATGCATCTCCAGCTAATCATACGTCAGTCGCGACTCTATAGCTTCATGGAAGACGCGACGGCACCGCTTCACTTTTTTGCATGTATGCTGTTGAGTCATCTTCTAACTGAGTCTTAGACTAGGCGTACCTTTCTCAGAATGTGTTACGTTGAACTTGATCCTTAATCGGAAGAGCCAATTCCACCTCCAAGTCAACCTAGGCCCCGTTGGAAACCAGCTGCGTGGGTATACGGCGATATCAGACGGCCAGCTGCATGAATAAGGCAACCAGAGTATTCATGCCGCCATTGAATGCAAGCGGGACCCAAGACAGGATTCCGGTCCCTAGGTGGATATTCAAGATGCAGCGGTCATCTGAGCCCGAGAGGTACGTTAAGGACAAATTCGACCGtggttccagttccagcccAGATATTTTCTTACCAAGACGAGTCCTTGTTTTACAGTACAGCCGGCATATCTATATAACCTTCCAATGCCCTCACAAGACTGGCTAACCCGGTACCTGCGCCAAAATGACACCAACACTCAACGAGAGACACCCCATATATACAATACATATGGAGGACAATGCGAAGGTGCTCACACAAGCCTTGTGCGCAAACGGCCATGTATCCAGACCAAGTTATGCCAAGTACATCCACCAGAGGTCCTCCCTGGGCAGCCACTCTGGGGTATTTGCCCTGATTCCAGAGCAACTGTCAGAAATCGCGCGGCCATTGGTCCCCAGGCTGCACATCACCGAATTACCCagaagggagagaaggccGTATCGGTAGTGCTGTGCAATCTGTTGAAATCCATAACCAGAGTTGCGTGCCCGACCCGCGCGTGGTGGAAGTTTAGCGAGTATCATTTCAAGGCCAGTGTCGGGCAAGTGGGGACCCAGCCCAGGGCTGACGGTATGCAAGAGGCCGCAACTGTTCTTCTAGCCATGTCTCTGCAAACGTGCTGATTCCGCTCCATTCGATCTGGCTCCAAGGATTCAGGCTTGACAAGGACGGAAAATACTAGCCAGCAAATGGTGGAAGTGGATTTCCAAGAGATGCACCATACATTACGTTCTCCAGTCACATCTGACTATTATGCGATTATTTACACTAAATAACCCGAGACTCTCCACCGCATTACCAGGTAAACCATTCACATCGTCTCCCATCCATATCACGTCAGCGGGGGTGCCTAGAAATATGCTGTACCTcccacaacagcagcaacaacaccaatcatcatcatcattcgAGACGGCCGGGAAACGGAGTCTGCACCTCCGGTGAATATAGTGCCATCCCCAGGTGTGTAAAGCGGCTTTTATCAAGCAGGACAATTAGAGATTCATGCCGATATTCCTTCTAGGCTCAACGACGTACCTTGTCAATCAAATGAACCACACCGTTCTCAATTATGATGTCTGATTGCACTATCCTGATACCATTGTTCAGGACGATGGCCCCGCTCTCATCAACGGTCACCGCGATATCCCGTCCGTTGGTAGACTGGAAGCTCGCACCGTCAACGAGACGGGGAGAGTAGGCCACCGATCCACTGATAACATGTGAGTCAGCCAGGGCCGTAGCTTCGGACTCAGAGACCGTGACGTTCGATCCCAGAGACGAGGAGAGAGCATCGTTGGTCGGTACGAAGACGGTAATAGAGGATGTGGAGCCCAGCGAAGCTACATGCGACGAAATGTACGACGAGAAGTTGCTTGCCTGGGGTGACGAGCGTAGGGTATCAGACAAGGGGCTCGGTGGAGTGAAAGGACTGTCACATATCAGCAAGACCAACGACCTGTTTATCCGGAAAAGGAACTACATACCCGCTGATGATATGTATAATCCCACCGTCAAAGGggatatcctcttccacaATAGTGACATTATTCCCCAGGCCACTGAAAAGACCAATGGACGAACTCTCGTCATAAGAGTCCCCGCGCTGTCCAGGGGAAATAACAGCTTGTCCACGACCACCCaggttggcgttggcgttcAGACTCTCAATGACGCTTCCAGTGGAATTGCGAAGGTCGGCAGCAGTGAAGAGCTGATCGGAGACTTGGTAAAGATACTGCTGTATCTCGTCTTCTGTCTGTCGGGCAAGACGTGCTGGGAACGAATCGTCGGCTGGGACGAAGGcggttcttcctccacgagCGTTGGCGGAGAGCTGTCTGCTGATTACCGCTCCCCAGCGCCCTGCTCCATGAGAGGATGCAGCATCAGGGAGAGACGCAGTAGAGGACGGGACTTCGCTCGAAGTAGCAGTGGGGGTGGAAGTCGAACTGGCGCTGGAGCTTGGGGTAGAGGTAGGGCTCGAGGTAGAGCTCGAATCGTCCTGGGCAAAGGATATACGGGATAACAGGGCCAAAGCCCCCAGAAGGGAGGTAAGGAAACGCATGGTTTTAGGTATTGACTTTGCAGCTCCTTTTGGTGTCCAGGGAAATGTAAAAATTGGTCTGCCCTAAGAAAGCatttggaggagaaggaataTATACCTTCGGGCATCATGGCAGATTGCACTGCAGTAAAACAGTCGCAACATTGACAACCGGACTGAAGACAAAAGGGGCTACGTACAGCCCCCTCCTCGGAAATGGCCGTTCACACCTGCAAGACAGCAGGCATAAATGGCTTACGGACAGCCAATAGATGGCCAACAGGGAGTGACGGGCTTGCATACAGCAAACATCGGACACATCATTCTGTCTCTGTATATGCAAGGCTGAAGGATTCAACCCCCGCGTATAACGAACATTCATTTTCGGGTCAGCCGACATCGCATGCGAACAGGATCGACTGGCAACGACCGGCATTGTGAATTCCTGCTGTTTTCAGGCACAGCAGTAACACGTCAGCGTACAGGGGGGGGATTGGTTGAAATCCCGCTGGCGTATATGTGCTTCGTTCCGGATCAATCCTGTCCAGTCAATTCAGCTTTCATGCAAGTCTGACAGCGGGAAAGCGAAGATGAAAGAGAAAAGCTGAGCTCGGGCAGGTCGAAAGACCGAACGTAAAACGAAGCCAATCAATAACTGGCTGCGAGCGAGATAAGGCTGCAGGCTCCCATTTATGGGATGGCAACCCTGGTCTGCTGGAGTTGCTCTTCGCTCTGCAGCCCAATGTCAAGCTTGTTCTTGTTCATGAAGCCGTTCTCATTGacatcctcaatatccaacaGACCCTTCACCCTTGGATACTATGGAAAAGACAGAATCACCCGTTGTTGATGCCAGCGTGCAGAATCCCACCGATGCACAATCGCAGCCCGAAGCACCACTGCAACCACGACAAGCAGACCCAACAGGCCTTGACTTGGTCAAGGAAGGCTTCCGGAGACTTCTCCAACCTCGCAATCTGGTCGGATTCCTCTGGCTTGGTCCGTCAATTGCTATCCTGGTCCTCAACTTCCGAGGCCACATTATCGGCGCCGGTCTGAACTGCGGTTCGCACTGCCGCATCGATCCATATTCCACCAGCCAAATCGAGCAGATCGACCGACTGGATGGCACGAACCGTGATGTCCTGGGGGCGTTGCAGTTTGTGGCCAAGGGACTCGAGGTCTGGTTCATGTATGTGGCAGCTGGGTTCATCTACAGGATCGCACTCCATCTGTCTGCGAAGGACAACCGACTCCCAGTCAGCTTGCTGTTGGTGTACGCCGAGTTCATGGACCTTCTCTACCTCAAAGACCTGGCTGTAAAAGCGAGGGACCTGGCAATGGAGAAGAGtcagacagcagcaaccccaaCGTCGACGAACAAGATGGCACGGCCAGTCATTTTATATGTCTTCATTTTTGCCGCCGCTGCGTTGTGCGTGATAGCCAATCTGATGGGTGTTGCCACTGCAACTCTTATCATTCCAGGCCTACAGTGGATAGACATCAACAAGGACGAGTCTCTCGCATTTGGCGAAATGCTCTCGGCGGTGGCGCCTCAGGACGATAATATTGCCCGGTGTCGCGAAGGCCAGCTTGCGGACGGAGTCTATAGCTGCACAGACAATCTATACGGAGCGAGTCTAGATGAGCTGGTCGAAGCAGCCGTAGCCAGCGAGAGACAGTTCGAGGGAAGACAAGCAGTCCTGCTCCCTCCAGTATCCCAAGAGGCCAATCTGACTTTCAGTGCCAACGTCTCGCAGTCTGCTGCCATTCGATGGGCCCCGAATAGACAGCTCCTACGGGGGTTTTCAGCCGACCTGGCCGACTACTACGTCGCCACTACCTCGAACACTGGCTTGAACGCCAGCTATCCCGACTCTCATCGCTTCAACCAGTCACTCCAGGCTCAGTTACAACGCGTTGGCCCGACGGTCGGGCTGGCGGGAAGTTGTTGGATATATGAAGGACCGGATATATTCAACGTCTCTTCAGACAGAGAGGTCCGTTGCTACCAGGGAGCCTCTCTCCTCAACGGCACAACCGCCACCAAGTGTATACGCTGGGGATCAGGATGGAACGACAACTCCACCTCAGCCTCCTTTACAATTCTGGACTCGGTGGCTCAGCAATACGATATGGACGTCTCGATCTACACAACCCCAGCTGCACGATATCTCCAAGACCAGTCCTGCCTAAGACAAGACTCATGCGACTGGGACCAACTCTTCACAGACGCCCCAGACCCATTAT
Above is a window of Aspergillus puulaauensis MK2 DNA, chromosome 2, nearly complete sequence DNA encoding:
- a CDS encoding uncharacterized protein (COG:S;~EggNog:ENOG410PXJN;~TransMembrane:5 (i53-70o121-138i145-162o193-221i664-684o)) yields the protein MEKTESPVVDASVQNPTDAQSQPEAPLQPRQADPTGLDLVKEGFRRLLQPRNLVGFLWLGPSIAILVLNFRGHIIGAGLNCGSHCRIDPYSTSQIEQIDRLDGTNRDVLGALQFVAKGLEVWFMYVAAGFIYRIALHLSAKDNRLPVSLLLVYAEFMDLLYLKDLAVKARDLAMEKSQTAATPTSTNKMARPVILYVFIFAAAALCVIANLMGVATATLIIPGLQWIDINKDESLAFGEMLSAVAPQDDNIARCREGQLADGVYSCTDNLYGASLDELVEAAVASERQFEGRQAVLLPPVSQEANLTFSANVSQSAAIRWAPNRQLLRGFSADLADYYVATTSNTGLNASYPDSHRFNQSLQAQLQRVGPTVGLAGSCWIYEGPDIFNVSSDREVRCYQGASLLNGTTATKCIRWGSGWNDNSTSASFTILDSVAQQYDMDVSIYTTPAARYLQDQSCLRQDSCDWDQLFTDAPDPLFRNVSSSQQTYEYSMPQYTNNSAIWCDNTAFLSFASYALNPSPVSNLLQLVQLGVLHDDPGSDEETNTAATISIHPSWTLAAWSANATDGLVPGTRGSSTRFIDAFQRFTSAPEDNSLRFNLIHSYTLLQAVSLIPYTTRTISTVGDRDRNAQQQREANNPYTQATLTSWATVQLWKFGIDSRTKTLGVVIFIIGMVVVFVTTVLWFESPKSPTSIVVTALMHPPPSEGVVADPETGTPLTARLKYQIMQRQGNGTGDGTGDGGQLERVKPRRTVSWAFSPRAV
- a CDS encoding fasciclin domain-containing protein (COG:M,W;~EggNog:ENOG410PMDB;~InterPro:IPR036378,IPR000782;~PFAM:PF02469;~SECRETED:SignalP(1-20)) → MRFLTSLLGALALLSRISFAQDDSSSTSSPTSTPSSSASSTSTPTATSSEVPSSTASLPDAASSHGAGRWGAVISRQLSANARGGRTAFVPADDSFPARLARQTEDEIQQYLYQVSDQLFTAADLRNSTGSVIESLNANANLGGRGQAVISPGQRGDSYDESSSIGLFSGLGNNVTIVEEDIPFDGGIIHIISGPFTPPSPLSDTLRSSPQASNFSSYISSHVASLGSTSSITVFVPTNDALSSSLGSNVTVSESEATALADSHVISGSVAYSPRLVDGASFQSTNGRDIAVTVDESGAIVLNNGIRIVQSDIIIENGVVHLIDKPLYTPGDGTIFTGGADSVSRPSRMMMMIGVVAAVVGGTAYF
- a CDS encoding FAD-dependent oxidoreductase (COG:S;~EggNog:ENOG410PM0T;~InterPro:IPR036188,IPR002938;~PFAM:PF01494;~TransMembrane:9 (o15-35i459-479o522-539i546-565o571-589i609-628o648-666i686-705o717-743i);~go_function: GO:0071949 - FAD binding [Evidence IEA]) is translated as MTTLVFNIACCNDKMAFKVLIVGGSVTGLTLAAILERYGIDYTLIEKHADAAPEMGASIALLAHGSRVLDQLGCFDELLPFGAAVEEFTMYDPDGKHLGTHERLGANLEAMLGYPIFFVERRRVLQSLWGAIKDKSKIHLSTKVAKIELVAGGAHVETQDGRVFTGDILVGGDGIKSRTRHEMWRLTEADNHSTVADRKAIRNNCSCIFGISYGLSQVKATQTWKHVRKDRHYLCTGAPNGLAFWFLFFKTRKNAESWEHLRYTEQEKKDYAAEFASDQVRSDLTFGEMYRASKSTVLVPVEEFVLRRYYYKRIVLLGDSAHKMHPVTGQGENSAIEDSAFLANRLKDLLQTTQKPTESEIESIFRHLQEERRPRTQILTDGARGLAHMESFGTPLLKLIMLYLFPRVPGENILASIGESMTQGEPLKYLPLPARSKRLLPYDEEVQATPRYRSTAASYAWICLFIFTGSLRFMLPAILPNEVTSLTPEGPASPPFLHTWNRYIEETYFAIPAFWTIESYRSAFSLGPILTPIPWIVLARYCGWEVVLPFYFAFWVFGSSFRGFYHPWPRAIRPAAARALPIAVCFAVAKREAFTRFHILTSLNNPTILHLLIPIVTALVEWCIVRVHGRRWGPVYQFRDYDIKYLDQFFSCSVVPAFGHVIMLFFDIIPDLRQGYGPLLFRVPEILNFGIFTLLIAAWLLFTAWDLRRVRVVNLNLVTVSFYIVLGVTFLGPGATLMGAWWWREKLWEKSRQRLSEERYAKVEREQVPPIIKT
- the NIT1_1 gene encoding nitrilase (COG:E;~EggNog:ENOG410PG8K;~InterPro:IPR036526,IPR044149,IPR000132,IPR003010;~PFAM:PF00795;~go_function: GO:0003824 - catalytic activity [Evidence IEA];~go_process: GO:0006807 - nitrogen compound metabolic process [Evidence IEA]), with translation MSKLKVAVSQSHTQQSLQETVDALERTARTAASRGVHILLFPEGYLGGYPRTATFGTRFGFREAHGRDQYLQYFNGAVDLGDTPTGAGDDWVEKKLPVAKGKAYRGDGTREKLEKLANETGILIVVGVIERAGGSLYCSALYVDPQRGILGKRRKVMPTGSERLVWAQGSPSTLKAVTTEINGIQLTLAAAICWENYMPMLRQSLYSQNVNLYLAPTVDCRETWLPLMRTVAAEGRAVVLSACQSGRYKELPGWVTQVPEGEKIDSDPEAWASGGGSCIIGPLGDVLAGPIWNVNDNSDPDSSLQIVEVDFEDCLRGRLDLDLAGSYSRNDSFELKVKGLDLNPPPQ